TTGTTATGGGAATCATTACTGCATTCAGCAGCAGAAAGCGACGAGAATCAATTAGAGAGACATGGATGCCCCGAGGTTCAGTCCAAAACTTAATCACCATCCTCTCAGATATTAGGTACATGTTGAAGTGAACTGATTGCTAAACACACTTTGGCTATTTTTCAATTTAGGGGAAGGGTTAAGGAAGTTGGAAACAGATAAGGGAATTATAATTCGATTTGTCATTGGACACAGGTGATTTTTCTTGAACCTGAGAGAAATTTGCATACTACATTTGcaatcataaatttattaataagcaATCATAAGTTTTTTGATAGAACAATAGGCATAGCCCTAGTACACAGCATTTGCTTGGTTTGTATTAATAATCTTGACAAAATATACTGGTTTAAATTTGGTGGACATTAGTGCAACTCCAGGTGGTGTACTGGATCGTGCTATTGATGCAGAAAATGAGCAAAACAAGGATTTCTTACGTCTGGTATGGTAAACTTCTTGGGACTGAGTTGCTCTGTTATCTCTAGTCAtcaattattctttttctgATCGGTAGCTATCtctaattttcatattattaaacCAGGAGAATAGAAGGATCTGGTTTAGGTCACTGACTCACTGGTTCAACTAGTAGATCAAGTGGTTTGATTAAAATCGTAAAATAATTGCAACATTGAAAATTATGTCGAAAGTCAAAAAGTCATTACAAGATATAATAAGTTGTAAATCACCCATTGTTTCAAAAGTTAATGTTGAGGggaaaagataaatttaatcatttaatttatattctaacactCTTCCTCACATGTAGGCCTGTTCTCCTTAATAAGTGGGTCTAATATATGGAATACTTAATTAATTGTGGGGTGCAATGTAGAGTCAGGGTTTGGATTCTATTTTGATATCATATTATGTCACCAATTATCCTAAAAACTTGAGCTGGTGAAAATGTAATAatttaattgatattttaacagcagaaaaattacaacatatgtgcacaataaaatacacaaaacaaAATGTGGATAAAAAGTGAATACTTATCCAAGTACAATAGCGATATTGAGAGGCTATTACTAAATTTTATACAAGATACTATTATTTCAATCTTCAAATTATGACTTGGAAAACTGTTTAGTGACATTGAAACTCAATATTAGTTAGATGTACGTCTCACAAATAAATAGACCAAACATATCTATGCTGCATGGTATTTACAATGTTGTTGCTGTTCTGGTCAAATCAACagttataaaaatttagaatGCGTTagcataaaagaagaaaatgttgCTGGTAGATCAGGACCTAAGGAACTAAACTTTCCAAAATACCCGGTCAGCTTTTCATGGTGGTTAGAATTTGCATGTTATCCTTTGATTAAAATTTCTTCTCTGAGCTTATGCAGAGTTACTTCTTTACTTTGCAGAATCATATTGAAGGATATCATGAGTTGTCCTCAAAAACTCAAATATACTTTTCAACAGCTGCCGCTAAGTGGGATGCTGACTTCTATATCAAagttgatgatgatgtgcaCATAAATCTTGGTTGGTGTATCTCCATTATTAACTGTGTATCTTCAAAGAAGGGTGCAATATTAGGGGCATTTAATTCATTCTTTCAATATTTCACAGGTATGGTTGGTTCAACCTTGGCCCGGCATAGATCAAAGCCACGCGTTTATATTGGTTGCATGAAGTCTGGACCTGTCCTGTCACAGAAGTGAGCTGTCATTTTTTACCCTGTGGTTTGTTTAGTTGTTAGAACATTTATGGATGTCATTAATCAGATGTACCTTTGGCTACCAATGCAGAGGAATAAAATACCATGAACCAGAATACTGGAAATTTGGTGAGGATGGAAATAAGTACTTTAGGCATGCGACAGGGCAAATATATGCGCTCTCCAAGGATTTGGCTACATATATTTCAGTTAATCGGTAATTTCTTCAATGAAATCATTCTGTGCTTATTATTCCACTTAAAACTGTCAATTATTGATGTTTTCCCTCTGCAGGCACATACTTCATAAATATGCAAATGAAGATGTCTCTTTGGGTTCTTGGTTTATCGGCCTTGATGTTGAGCACATTGATGACCGGAGCCTCTGCTGTGCGACGCCCCCTGGTAAGATGCTTGCAGACATGCACCTGAGCTCGTAAACAATCAAGCTCCTTTCTTGGTTTCCTCCCTTGTTAGTTCCTTTTTAAGGTTTCCCATTTTGATAGTTACGACTTGCATATTACTGGATATGACAATGTGCTGCATTAGAGAGATGCATAGTTCTGAAAGTTTAATATCTTCTGACAGATTGCGAGTGGAAGGCTCAAGCAGGAAATCCTTGTGCTGCATCCTTTGACTGGAGCTGCAGTGGCATTTGCAAATCAGTGGAAAGAATGGAGGAGGTGCACCAACGCTGTGGGGAGGGCGATGAGGCTATCTGGCACACCAGTTTCTGAGACAAGTCTCTGTTCATTGTAATATATGTGAGATCAAATGGTGGTTTATTTAGACAACTCAATCTGCCCgatttttgtttattgatgcCTCGGGACAGTCGGTATATGATTGATTGAATTACTCACTGCACATAGAGATTTTCATACTGAGGAAATatgattcaaattttttttgttccaaGTTTAACTTCCCGACTGCTACTCACAAAATCAAACAAGGTTGCAATCGTTTAAATGCATGAAAATGAACTCAAAGCATGTCAAACCATATGTACATTTTAAGTCATATTTGCAGCGTGAAACCATTATAGAAGACCATCAGTTGCTTTGCGTACAAGGAATACCAGGGAGTCGACTTTTTGGTGTTTTGGGACTATTTGCGTTGTGTTTtgggaggatttttttttttttaattagatgcTAAGGATGACGTGAGCTTTGGAggttgtgtttttcttttttgtttctaagcTTGGGAGCTTTGGAGGTATTTGAATTACTTGAAGAGTTTCTATCCATATCCTACTATTTACaagaacaataataaatattatgggTAGTgattaggggtggcaatatgtgacaCGACTTGTAAATCCAATACGAATAGACACGAAATTAGCGAGTAtgggtcaaaacaggttgatcTATTAAAACATGATTTATAAATGGATCAACCCATCTTAATCCGAAATCAACccgttttgattttattttaaaatcacaaatttattattgttgagttGTAATATGTTTATTTATCAGTATGTTTATGTTGTATTGTCGGGATTGTAATAATGAAACTATGCTCATATTGGTTACTATAGagtttgtaatattgattttattatgtattaaaatttgaaaaatattgatatttttttattagtaaataatcttatttttaaaaaaagataatgtGGCCACAAATAAATAGAGATTttgtaacagtccgctagaaattcaattgtgaaatttctattaactttaggaatctcgtgaaaacccaataagttttcacgaatccattaatcgtataggtttttgtctaactacatagttagtgttattatttactatggtatcagaagtgtgtttttgactattggagatagttagaagtgtcaaaatgtattatggtttgtgccattagactcggagggttatttaaagtcttatggcgaataactttttttcatatttttggacaaaacgtctgttcaaaactgtaaatattattggataaaaagaaatatcttgagataattttcatgaatattattgggtaaaaatattttgaattgatttttatagatattattagataaaaatatcttaagttgattttttgtaaatactattggatagaatattatgagataatcttttatagatattttgggtaggagaaaactacactcaactctcaactccagccacatcttttccatatctcatccataagtatctccagccacctctccccacgaaattatcttcatttacactttccattgaaagaatatcaaacactctctctcagacagcttttaggaggtcttttgcacacccattacgaagcttttgtaagtattttatcataaagtctccttcatataagttgttcattttttagtctagtttacatggatatcttatttttcccatttgaaaatcatttggtcagtcaaatattgtgtaaactatagaaaagtcattctgggagataaactggagaatatgttatagtttggaatttttgaccaagctaatggatagatattggtccgaaatttttatggagtattgttaacatgtgtatatgattattggttgaggatttttgcatgattaaaggttttgatgaaagattttcttagatttagaaacttagaaactggaagaggaaaaacagtttctgttttgagaaagtttaactttttggtggtctaaacctattccaatgactttgataattttattggaggatcctaaacatcttatatacatgttatattattattttgaagatatttgatgttagtttcaaagatatgaaattttaggcaaagagatattcatataagccaaagtgtggatattcttggctaaatttatgttttgattaatttctaaccatgtgatcttgaattagaagcttatatatattttaggacatctttttaaaccatgtgatggtttggtttgaagatcatatatttataagtcatagatcaaaagatttatcaaaactagttgaggaaaaagtttctgtttttggactaactgtaaaaccaaaaactccaaatattattttgtgattttggtgactttagtttgatgatttaaagcatggttgatgttaggatgatattatgaatatgttagaagtaagattagatttttgaaattcttggagatgttttgatttaaagtcaaaacttgtgattcaagtgcttggatctttttacaaaaacgtttggtgttaattattagctttttctaaatggatgttttaagtatggttttgaacttaggattggaagatgtttgttgcaaaattttggtttaagcatgagttttgaagttggaaggaattgcaacaaaaatcaagggaaatggcctatggatgtttcgaccatagtgtgttcttcatagttgtgttttgtttttaatttttatgagttgatatttaagtttaggacaaaatttacatgaggaatgtaaattttgaaaacttttggagttagtatgcaaaatccttaagttatgggtaaaacagtcattttcccacttgtagagagtaaaatgaaaattttactctttaagttagtattttccatattttaaattattagtgatttagttctaacttttagaatcactaattacagtttctcgtggtcgcacttgaagttttataagaaacgcggagatcgaggtaagttagcttttaacttactaacagtctactgtgtatgtgtgctaagtaaaggaactacagtgtatgtatgtatgttatcatatatgtcatgccatgccaagttatcaagtaattgtctattatacagaatttattctgtcgtcaatttttatctgttacataatatattctgtcatgtattactgtaccttacaagtacgtcatgctaagtatgccatctattacatgtatgtcaagtcatgtaatattcactgttgcaagtatgtcatattaaatatgttgtctattatatattatgcaatgttacgaaatatttctatctcaagttggtcatgtatttcaagttatattcaagtcacgttatgttatgtcagggtttcagtcatttcgtattctagtcacgtttcatcttgattacttatgtatggggtcacagcaattgtgacgcatacactacgtgagacacaataattgtgacacgtagaatacatggggccacaacaactgtggagtatgtatttaagcagttaaagaataagtttccgtagaatacatgtggccacaacaactgtggagtatatatttacacttagaatacatggggtcacaacaactgtgaagtatgtatttttcatgttaagtcaagtttgtgtagaatacatggggccacaacaactgtgaagtatgtatttacacgtagaatacatggggccacaacaactgtggagtatgtatttttcatgttgagtcaagtttgtgtagaatacatggggccacaacaactgtggagtatgtatttacacgtaggatacatgggaccacaacaactgtggagtatgtatttttcaatgtaagtcaagtttcagatcaagttcatgtcaagtcaaattcagttcatgtttcaatttaagttatgtcaattatgctatgttgtacgccaagttatgctttaattacttatgaatttgattatgcatttatgcttttactgtcatacatgcatcattagcttgtgtggaagttttttgttaacttactgagatttgtaatcaaatctcattttggtagtcccaactaccattccccccaaatggtagatcttgttacaggacctgaaggagaatcaggagctgatcaactagacacagttgactaagcgacggtgcgacgtcaatgttaatatagtagttaacgtaaattactacttgtacaatggagttacatctttagtactttttggatcataaccatcttggactagtgttgtgatctattcaatgggtctttatgtatgaagtatgttttaagcatttgggatattttcaatttggtgcatagtattgctaaagaaaaaaattatccgctacgaatattgcataatgttagatgcatgttaggaacattgcatcttatatgtcatgaacgggggcaggtaaccttgtgttgcatgtctcgacgcttcaaatgttcgtccgatcccaaacggaatttgggggcgtcacagattttaacttttaagtgaaattatgttaatcaagACAAATGAATTATGCATATtagttcaacccatttacatgaaattaatttaaattagtcgTGTTATgttgatctatttataattaattattaaatgggtcaaaacgggtgaCATAACATAACACGTTATCTAAATTGGCCAGGTTAGGATTTGAAAGTTTGATACATTTAGTTTAACGGGTTGGGTTTGAATTGACTTATATAGTTTAATATTCGTGACTTGATACGATACGAACACGATCGAAAGacacaaattgccacccctaaCGGTGATGGAATTATATATTTCACAACATTGCCAAAGTGTTTTTACTATTACACCAACTAAAAAAGTTATTGAGTTAattatgagtatttttttttaattttatttttaatgacagGAGAATCACACAAGAGTATAGCTCTTGGGACTCACTCATAGAATCTAAATTCTTGAAGACTAGCAAGCAACCCACAGCCATTACCTCTCACTTAAATCACAGTTTGATTTCAGTAAAAATCAAACTTGTGACATAGGGTCATGCACATAAGTTCTCCCTTGTCATATGGGCTATCGGTAATTATGAATatcttttttattcaatatgtaatctcaataataaatatatacaaaactAAGATATTTTTCTCGAATAGACACTATTATCCAAGAATTATGATTGGTGTCACATCAATATGACAGAATAAAAGTAAGAAGAAAGTAttatatctttaagaaaatcttcaataaaaattttctatagTGTAGCATTTTTTTCATAGGCTGCAGCTATAATGTAGCAATACTGATACCTTAGGTTGGTAAGAATAGCCTCTTTAAATTAGTCAATTAAACCAAAGGCTCTCATGGATTTTACAAAAATCACGATAATTGACAATTGTGTTGAGTATTTTAGGACAAAGATCATTCACCCACACAAAATTAGCCTAAGGCCCTAAACCGTTTAGTTATTTATAAACTACTAATTAGATATGAGGTTAGAGAACTTTTCAGAATTAATTGGGGACTGGTCAAACTAATTGAAACCAACTCTTAACAACATCAATTAACAGAAATTATTACTTTCTAtacattaatactttttaataGAAATGGCTACAGAAGAGATTGGAATGGATAATCTTACTCACTTCTAATTGGTTCAAACTCATAAAATAGTTGTGAGTGACTGTTTGCTCCGATTGACTAAAACCGCACACTTCTTTGTAAGATGTTTCACATGTTGGGTGTGGAAACAGAAGGCGCAACTCCGTATGGGGTCGGTGTGATCATCGTTGGTTCGATGATAAAGATGTTTGTTTAAGCTTTAAATTATCTgagaaatacattttttttaattaataaataaatctaataatttAAGGCCAAATGGCTGAAGaactatttatattttgtttgaaaaattaagaagagagaaattctattatatatatagatatatatatatatcttaggaggtccttttctttgttaataattaattgttttaaaagaagaatATGCATCTTATCTCTGATATATTAATACTTACTATAAATCAAAATTCTATATTCCATATTAAGTGTTGATTTTTTGTCCGATATTTATCTTGTAATTTATATGgagttgtgaatgtgaaacccCAGATTCTGATGCGGAGAGAATGATCTGTAGCAATCCAAGAGGTACCCAGTATCTTTTATGAAAATGAGGTAGAATAGTGCAACTGGCCGGTCTGACTGACTTCAGCAAGACAACAAGATGAATGTAACCACATAATTCATGACTATATCTAACGATATTTGTTTTCTCTAAAGTTGTCAATGGACATACTCACCGTCCAATGTTAGGCAAGCCTTCTATTGTCTACTTATTCTTCGTTAGACGTCCATGTCGCCCAAACTTTAAACTGAATATCTTCAAAAGATCAGAGACTGTTGCATGTGGAGGCTATTTTAATGACAAATAAGAATTGTCAATGGTCATTGGTATTGGTTCAGGCTGAGTTACTTCAAATCTTCATGATTTCAATCCGGCGCGTACAATTGTTAAAGCTGTTTACATACTTAGGTCAACACAACCTAACACATTTGTATAAACTTGTTTATACAAAAGTTTTTTGCATAATGATCTATTTGAACTGATGTACATCTTCAAAGTTTATATTTTGCCATATGAAAAATGCAACAAACTTTGAACAGGACATAGTGTTTTGCACATAGACGATGCGCGTTTTGGATCAACATAGGGAAATTAATGGCTATAACAGCTCCCAAATTCTGATTGGGTTACATACACAATATTCAGGCACTGAAATGACCACTACCAAGGCACTGATTTCTAGATATTTTCGGCATTCTTGCTTGTGGTTAGGCTTTGTGTTGCTCTAAAAAACCTGGTTGGTGTGCATAACACATTAATAAGATGGATGATCAGGTACTGAATCGACCACTACCAAACCAGTActgatactatatatatatatatatatctacatgtTTTCTTCATGtctgtttctttcttgtttctggTACAGGCTTTGTGTTGCACTTCAATGGGAAGGAgagctaaataaaatatatatatatatataattgatgacGCTTTTTTTGACCGTCTTTGCATAATTCGTTACGCGGTTTTGAGTATCGATTGGTATAGTCACTTTTCAACAacactaaataaaaacataacataTGGCCACTTTTCAACAAAGTTTGGCCACTAGGTGTTACATACTCTTCTTTCAATCAATTGCCTGAGAATCATGGGAAAATTTCTATATACCATATTTCCATATTGTCGTCTTATAGATCGCGTGATATTGCATCTTTGTAATAAAGAGAACTGTTAGATTTATCAAGATATATCAagatatttcttaaaaataaaactcacaaattgataaCACTTGTTGTATtcgtatatcatattatatatacgtatttttttaaataaaattattttaatatttcacgTCTAACcatataatttatcaaattaACTAGATTTATACATAAACTAAATATTTCAATatctcaataaaaaataaaagagtaatagtACTCATAATCATAATTCTCATCATTTCATAATATGACATTAAATTAtcagagattatttattatatttttattatgaatatatcatttaatatcacGTCATGATgataagatgataaaaaaatatgaataaattatttttaaaataaaatagagcctAACATAAAAAggtcatgaaaaaaaataaattttattatatataaacaaaattgcgaactaatctgtatatcaatattaattttttatatttaaaatttaaattaatattatttttaataaaatttatttgataaattatattaaattgaggTAGAAATTAACACATAATtatgtttataattaaattttaaaaaaaaatatagtcaaAAGAACGTGGAAAACGAGACAGAACGCGGTGACAGCAGAGAGCCATGTGCGCAGCAGCGTGGTATATTAGAGATTCGATGATAGAGAGTGGAGCAGCCAATGAGCAGAGGCAGTAAAAGGAATAGCCCCCAATTAAATAGACCGCACATTTTCAATGCGCATTGTTTTTTCTAAATAATGAAGTCTTTTTTCGGAGATTGATAATTTGCGTCGCGCACCCGTCGCCTTCTCTTGCTTtcgttatataaaatctatcgtTCATGCTACCTTCCAACTTCATTCATTTCCTCGAACATTTGTTGTGCATGCATTGCTAACTTCTCTCCCCAATCCCTAAACATAGTTAAGAGagcataaaagagaaaaataaaataaaaaatctcaacgGCCTGAACACAAGAAAATCCGGACCTACGGTAATTCGTAATCCTAACACCACATCTCTCTACCGCTTATCTCGTAATCCTTATCCACACCTTCTCAGAAtacttgtcttcttcttctatgcTTCCTGTCTCTGCTGCAAAAGCTCACATCTCTCATCATTTATTCGcatcaatcttctctctctGTTTATCTATTTTTCCCGTTAAATTTATTGAGGCTGGTTTTTGGGGTTTATCCTCTATCTTAttccctatctctctctcttgaaaCCCTCAAATCATCTATGTGCTTTGACGCACACCAATCCCATTAAATCGAGGGTTCTGctttcaaattttgtttcttttcgtTATTTGATTTCTGGGTCGTCCTTGAGCATTCCATTTCGGAGTCGCTTCGTTTCATTGTGGTGTTTCCTTGTTATGGCTTTGCTTTCGGCTTTATTGGAAATTTTGCGGAGACCCACAATGTTGGATGTGCTCAGCGAGCTCATGCTCTTCATAGCTCCTCTTTGGCTGGCGATTATTGTTGGGCTTTTGGTTGGATGGGCATGGAAGCCCAAATGGGCTAAGAATTTGACCAATTGTTCTATGTCGGACGCTTCACTGCCGTCACCGACCGCATCGTTATCCGCGTATTTCGCTTCGTTTCCGAGCTTGAACGCCCTGAAGTTTCAGCTGCCCAACTGCGTTTCTTGTAATGGAGATGATAAGGAGAGTCCCTCTGTGCCACCTGCTGCCACCGGATCCGATTGCAGGTTTGTTGggtttagttatgttatttaaGGGATTAGACGACTTGGTTTTTGAAAATCGTTCTCTTAATGCTTTGGGTAAGGAGGTGGAAATGAGGTCAAtcgttgaattgagatttgggTCATGTCTGGAAGATGAGTTTTTTACTTGGGTTGGTTTTCaacgttttatttttttaatcttacgtgaatttcaaattttcaatcataCGGTTTGAATTAGAGCATGGAAATGGAACTGACAACGAAAATGTGATCTTGGTCGGTTCTAACAACTTTATTTTACTTGGGCAGCTCGTCAAAGGTCGATGGTGAAAAACCGGGAAAAGTGACCGGAGAGGATTTAGAGCACTTATGCCGGCTAGTGGAGGAAAAAGATGGAGGTCCTACTTGGATTCAGATGATGGATCGTTCTACCCCGACTATGAGCTATCAAGCTTGGCGTAGAGATCCTGAGGTATCTTTTCATTCATTTGTTGAAATGCTCGCCTA
This Carya illinoinensis cultivar Pawnee chromosome 11, C.illinoinensisPawnee_v1, whole genome shotgun sequence DNA region includes the following protein-coding sequences:
- the LOC122280342 gene encoding beta-1,6-galactosyltransferase GALT31A-like isoform X2; amino-acid sequence: MGSWPLYRQLHLGCSCCQQGTRSLLSKLLGTGKSMRLPPCNKLLDRFWAIPDPVTMDREASSVEKHESRPLHPIDNCEKKDVSFQTGDILSQVSQTHDVIMTLDKTISSLEMQLAASRASKVNNEEGSPIVTKSGSEQFKERQKVFFVMGIITAFSSRKRRESIRETWMPRGSVQNLITILSDISATPGGVLDRAIDAENEQNKDFLRLNHIEGYHELSSKTQIYFSTAAAKWDADFYIKVDDDVHINLGMVGSTLARHRSKPRVYIGCMKSGPVLSQKGIKYHEPEYWKFGEDGNKYFRHATGQIYALSKDLATYISVNRHILHKYANEDVSLGSWFIGLDVEHIDDRSLCCATPPDCEWKAQAGNPCAASFDWSCSGICKSVERMEEVHQRCGEGDEAIWHTSF
- the LOC122280342 gene encoding beta-1,6-galactosyltransferase GALT31A-like isoform X3, which codes for MGLSRPHKAGNGVSTRWVLGLCIASFILGVLVVNRFWAIPDPVTMDREASSVEKHESRPLHPIDNCEKKDVSFQTGDILSQVSQTHDVIMTLDKTISSLEMQLAASRASKVNNEEGSPIVTKSGSEQFKERQKVFFVMGIITAFSSRKRRESIRETWMPRGEGLRKLETDKGIIIRFVIGHSATPGGVLDRAIDAENEQNKDFLRLNHIEGYHELSSKTQIYFSTAAAKWDADFYIKVDDDVHINLGMVGSTLARHRSKPRVYIGCMKSGPVLSQKGIKYHEPEYWKFGEDGNKYFRHATGQIYALSKDLATYISVNRHILHKYANEDVSLGSWFIGLDVEHIDDRSLCCATPPDCEWKAQAGNPCAASFDWSCSGICKSVERMEEVHQRCGEGDEAIWHTSF
- the LOC122280342 gene encoding beta-1,6-galactosyltransferase GALT31A-like isoform X1, whose amino-acid sequence is MGSWPLYRQLHLGCSCCQQGTRSLLSKLLGTGKSMRLPPCNKLLDRFWAIPDPVTMDREASSVEKHESRPLHPIDNCEKKDVSFQTGDILSQVSQTHDVIMTLDKTISSLEMQLAASRASKVNNEEGSPIVTKSGSEQFKERQKVFFVMGIITAFSSRKRRESIRETWMPRGEGLRKLETDKGIIIRFVIGHSATPGGVLDRAIDAENEQNKDFLRLNHIEGYHELSSKTQIYFSTAAAKWDADFYIKVDDDVHINLGMVGSTLARHRSKPRVYIGCMKSGPVLSQKGIKYHEPEYWKFGEDGNKYFRHATGQIYALSKDLATYISVNRHILHKYANEDVSLGSWFIGLDVEHIDDRSLCCATPPDCEWKAQAGNPCAASFDWSCSGICKSVERMEEVHQRCGEGDEAIWHTSF